A portion of the Sabethes cyaneus chromosome 3, idSabCyanKW18_F2, whole genome shotgun sequence genome contains these proteins:
- the LOC128743281 gene encoding U6 snRNA-associated Sm-like protein LSm4: MLPLSLLKTAQSHPMLVELKNGETYNGHLVSCDTWMNINLREVICTSKDGDKFWRMPECYIRGSTIKYLRIPDEVIDMVKDDVQAKSRNRTELNKGGGRNQGGGGGGGGGMGQQGGRGGGGGRNNANANNRNTFGGGNRPGNRAGLGNPNRNALNKNK, from the exons TTGGTGGAGCTCAAAAATGGCGAAACGTACAACGGTCACTTGGTAAGTTGCGACACCTGGATGAACATCAATCTTCGAGAGGTCATCTGTACATCAAAG GATGGAGATAAATTTTGGCGAATGCCCGAGTGTTACATCCGCGGCAGCACGATCAAATATCTGCGCATACCGGACGAGGTGATCGACATGGTGAAGGATGACGTGCAGGCCAAGTCGCGGAACCGAACGGAGCTGAACAAGGGCGGCGGTCGCAATCAGGGTGGCGGAGGTGGCGGCGGCGGGGGCATGGGACAGCAGGGTGGCCGCGGCGGAGGTGGTGGACGCAATAATGCCAACGCCAATAATAGAAACACATTCGGCGGTGGTAATCGACCCGGCAATCGGGCCGGGCTTGGCAATCCCAATCGGAACGCGCTCAACAAGAACAAGTAA